From the Marinomonas sp. THO17 genome, one window contains:
- a CDS encoding SidA/IucD/PvdA family monooxygenase, translating into MTNEIKEYDVLGIGLGPANLSIAIALEEQAQKSQLSYCFLEQKPHFEWHGGMLLDGTRMQISCLKDLVTLRNPMSPYTFVNYLHAHNRLNAFINLGSQHPSRLEFNDYLTWVAQHFSDLVHYEQKVIDIQPIEDDNGEVAKVRVTATNQYGEKTVRVAKNLILGMGGAAKLPEQFKGLEHANVLHSSGYKMWRDTHLRTLPSDAKLAVVGAGQSAAEIFVDLCNQFEQGEVHMINRRFALHPADDSHFVNEIFNPEFTDHIYSCKESERQSILNHFSGTNYSVVDTEELHAIYERLYLQRVTGKGQHKYLRCHDIQETVNKDNKVSIRLNDRINNQQNWQDYDAVILATGYRYDGFNQMLSKIQPFMAVSPVERSYRIPMTKQCHVNVFLQGCCESSHGLSDTLLSVLAVRSKEIVDALLDRKSAKPKEALSA; encoded by the coding sequence ATGACAAACGAAATTAAGGAATATGACGTGCTTGGTATTGGTCTAGGACCTGCTAACCTGTCTATCGCCATCGCACTTGAGGAACAAGCTCAGAAAAGTCAGTTGAGTTATTGTTTCTTAGAACAAAAACCCCATTTTGAATGGCATGGCGGCATGCTATTGGATGGCACGCGTATGCAAATCTCATGTCTCAAAGATTTGGTGACGCTACGTAACCCAATGAGCCCTTACACCTTTGTAAATTATCTACATGCTCATAACAGACTCAATGCTTTTATCAATCTAGGCAGCCAACACCCTTCTCGCTTAGAGTTTAATGACTATCTTACTTGGGTGGCGCAACACTTTAGTGACCTTGTGCATTACGAACAAAAAGTCATCGATATTCAGCCCATAGAAGATGACAATGGAGAGGTCGCCAAAGTGAGAGTGACGGCGACCAATCAATACGGTGAAAAAACCGTCAGAGTAGCAAAAAACCTTATTCTTGGGATGGGAGGCGCAGCAAAACTTCCAGAACAGTTTAAGGGCCTTGAACATGCCAATGTATTGCATTCTTCAGGTTATAAAATGTGGCGTGACACTCACCTCCGTACCCTGCCCAGTGACGCCAAGTTAGCCGTGGTTGGGGCAGGACAAAGTGCCGCAGAAATTTTTGTTGATCTGTGTAATCAATTTGAACAAGGTGAAGTTCATATGATTAATCGTCGCTTTGCCTTACACCCTGCTGACGACAGCCACTTTGTTAACGAAATCTTTAACCCTGAGTTCACTGATCACATTTATTCTTGCAAAGAGTCTGAACGACAATCCATTCTCAATCATTTCAGTGGCACCAATTATTCGGTGGTCGACACAGAAGAGTTGCACGCCATTTATGAAAGACTCTACTTACAAAGAGTCACTGGGAAAGGACAGCATAAATACTTACGTTGTCACGATATTCAAGAAACTGTCAATAAAGACAATAAGGTGTCCATTCGCTTAAATGATCGAATCAATAATCAACAAAACTGGCAAGATTATGACGCCGTGATTCTCGCCACGGGTTATCGCTATGATGGTTTTAACCAAATGCTGAGTAAGATACAGCCTTTTATGGCAGTGTCACCTGTTGAGCGCAGCTATCGAATTCCTATGACCAAGCAATGCCATGTCAATGTCTTCTTACAAGGTTGTTGTGAATCTTCTCATGGTTTGAGTGACACACTACTTTCAGTATTAGCGGTTCGCTCAAAAGAAATCGTTGATGCTCTGCTTGATCGTAAATCTGCCAAGCCAAAAGAGGCATTAAGCGCTTAA